Proteins found in one Aethina tumida isolate Nest 87 chromosome 1, icAetTumi1.1, whole genome shotgun sequence genomic segment:
- the LOC109600700 gene encoding bromodomain adjacent to zinc finger domain protein 2B isoform X4, giving the protein MDKENGKSNESSSGSTKASNTQDPSSLLDAASLFAYWPRGDAANAANAANLFAAAGGGFGLPPHPSLPFGMLPPSGGGGRGGSMSSLSASSSAAAAAYNNAYTNTLSVAASQAASLGIPAASAAWWSMASHLAAQDYLARLQASGMNFPSLGNPSDLQYSSLGLPSLSSHHKSSKNSKSSSLSRSQGHSKDKLASMSKVDSRIEQSLKATSVQNSKSGGSGSQKYSNSGLSIQPSMKLPSSNASGDRKQSSKNSDLSYMKHLDKPKSSSASSGVKVSSQPAPSIFTSPLTLASNSDKNSPNSNSTQNSVNSSSIASLPSSILSDPNSILGGVRLPPDTEIIKYTSSIVGPKIPGTTNRGRKKTISLDPPVDQDGLTPPSTPSGDRVEVIKLPATNGSPSSMFNSSGGSDATGGDYPLNLSLKPSTAVSTASGSSSLNSLSNMSANIGVDRISRRKPGPKPRRVVPSGSQLPPAAPSASLAQLFAQADSPRPPSRNEGSDGGSSTSSTCAGGSASTMTSMSANHKEGRPRNLGRGVSKPKKNTVASLLAQSRALGIKPGPMLDPNASMNQQMNVLKSNILAAQQYISEAGGDEKALNKFLQEKFRGTLSDSSTVDASTDSDNLTDSNHTDSEMESEVAAKKQKQYDERLLRVPLELGWKRETVIRGLTKNGGIKGDVTYVAPDSSNKFKQMSDITQYLEYQKNGELSRDNFTFSCRVILGDYLQPVPPEMATDGSEFIHLSEEDVNRRLEELKMAMRTSLPVEQRIEMARKQQAARAAARLDREQARLAKEIERTERQEAARRDREARSQQMLEGRKRLAFTLEQKMQIISEIEAGKLKSDVSRELGLASSTVATIWKNRDNILNAYSTENIELQQNGHFATSNAISIPNITMAKRKRQEELEKHRLEEQQRKQQERELKRQQAAILKEQMYIQEISKQREILYTVELERERRRQHMALVKALENRRKLEERERKKQQLLAEKQANKEKKKEQRKIELEILNEIRKPCEDLELDQKPLPEFDRIPNMKMPGKAFADILMVFEFLHNFGETLGFDMESLPTLDSLQQALLPHDNSLDAEEELFSVMTHLLVCAIEDPGIPNPARHTTILGQSLRQADITHQNLSEILRIYLYANATGEVKALTGVHFERDREKRIADHHQNDNEMQQTQVGKNSQYYELLHENPTYKMSDMLKDKPFMALSATDKAAILAFICNELLQNKAVIRQIEVSLETVVQQRKEKWLLDTKIRKLKMLHSRKVRSEAMEKAQKADGEEGVDSPSLHKDDLLDEDENDMSENESVGTQPEEVILEEDNKLSGEELGKKLEKFVKSSESQLHALNVATHQLRATCYGQDRYWRRYWSMPKAGGIFVEAIESADYAEFENQFKSDSDIAPVPIHSLSDVNNIVDSVEKINDTEVDQEVSNIVAANGDGLQSSDVKMTDDNENEHRKTPNRLNTLGNGELPDNGEKNLVQLQKSVDDIVQNLERNIDLEKQKESQDNNLNNHVEVKTDAMDNEPIGSKKFNLFERLGQCMERENKTEEDLKADVKAEVKEELKNEILNELKSEIKTELKTEVKQEVEEEKIDPEHKWFSIVHKDGSTCEGVQLTAGNKWENGVGACTRDNITELKIPVFPPPGSNSSATYNSCDSPAPLQMTPEESVQLELIKKHGMPASCTRMPVPKDKRYGWWRITEVDQLREVLDNLHMRGVRERELKRNFVNIMQTMYENQGRLHIEEGSKELSEFIAEQMDDVDYVEDAPRPDPPGSWNQSIAHRVDLFLLEQVEALEDKVASASMQVKGWKLPSRDLPEIAFGEVVKLVKERLSSLEQNIERRYLKPPLGVNTGDPNLAALAHEAASGSGGGSSGGGNCGSGSSLQSGSSASSSSGGGGGNAPASEDIPKGLMVWREAVNRSQTSAQLAMCLYSLEASIAWDKSIMKANCQFCHSGDNEDKLLLCDSCDRGYHTYCFKPKMENIPDGDWYCHECMNKATGDRNCIVCGKKVSQSGTKLILCELCPRAYHTDCIQPTLNKVPRGKWYCNNCISKKPQKKTVKKNHKISRESESSEHPPSSPAPSHSSVTTNEDQSLTLNSGGAPPNDTPSASACSSNSAAACATPNVSGSPTSSTTGALQPQGASSASKKDQHRANKKLMKELAPCRAILEDLECHDDAWPFLLPVNTKQFPTYKKIIKIPMDLSTIKKRLQDMQYKSREEFCADVRQIFNNCETFNEDDSPVGKAGHCMRQFFEARWNELCINHS; this is encoded by the exons gtGCAGCCTGGTGGTCCATGGCATCTCATCTGGCCGCACAAGATTACCTCGCTCGTTTGCAAGCCTCTGGCATGAACTTTCCCTCACTAGGTAATCCAAGTGATTTACAATACTCATCTCTGGGCCTCCCATCATTGTCCTCCCATCACAAATCATCGAAAAATTCGAAGAGTTCTTCACTGTCCAGATCGCAGGGACACTCAAAGGACAAACTGGCATCTATGTCAAAGGTGGATAGCAGGATCGAACAATCACTGAAAGCCACTTCAGTGCAAAACAGTAAATCTGGAGGCTCTGGAAGTCAAAAATACTCAAACTCTGGGTTGTCCATACAACCCAGCATGAAGTTACCTAGCAGCAATGCCAGTGGTGATAGGAAACAGTCATCGAAAAACAGTGATCTGAGTTATATGAAGCATTTAGACAAGCCGAAAAGTTCTAGTGCCTCATCTGGAGTTAAAGTTTCTTCTCAGCCTGCACCCAGCATATTTACAAGTCCATTAACTTTGGCCAGTAATTCAGACAAGAATAGTCCTAATTCAAATAGTACTCAAAATTCTGTGAATAGTAGTAGTATTGCCAGTTTACCTTCTAGTATATTAAG TGATCCAAATTCCATATTGGGTGGCGTTAGATTACCGCCCGACACGGAAATAATCAAATACACATCATCCATTGTGGGTCCTAAGATTCCAGGTACAACGAACCGTGGCAGAAAGAAGACGATTTCTTTGGATCCTCCAGTG GATCAAGATGGGCTCACACCGCCTTCGACACCGTCAGGTGACCGTGTGGAAGTTATCAAATTGCCGGCCACAAATGGCAGTCCATCCTCAATGTTCAACAGTTCGGGGGGATCGGACGCTACGGGCGGCGACTATCCACTTAATCTGTCATTGAAGCCGAGTACGGCCGTCTCCACCGCCAGCGGCAGTTCCTCTTTGAACTCGCTTAGCAATATGTCAGCCAATATCGGTGTCGATCGTATAT cTCGACGAAAACCTGGTCCCAAGCCACGCCGCGTCGTACCATCGGGCAGTCAGTTACCCCCGGCCGCTCCTAGCGCCTCTTTGGCCCAACTATTTGCCCAGGCCGACTCCCCTCGTCCGCCCAGTCGTAACGAAGGCTCGGACGGCGGCAGCTCCACATCCTCCACCTGTGCCGGCGGCAGTGCCTCAACCATGACGTCAATGTCCGCCAATCACAAAGAAGGTAGACCTAGAAATTTGGGCAGAGGCGTGAGCAAACCGAAGAAAAACACCGTGGCATCGTTGCTGGCTCAGAGCAGGGCGTTGGGTATTAAGCCGGGTCCGATGTTGGATCCTAACGCGTCCATGAACCAGCAGATGAACGTTCTGAAATCGAACATACTGGCTGCGCAGCAATACATTTCCGAAGCCGGTGGCGACGAGAAAGCCTTAAATAAATTCCTTCAGGAAAAGTTCAGAGGCACTTTAAGTGATTCTAGCACCGTAGACGCTTCCACCGACTCCGATAACTTGACCGATTCCAATCATACTGATTCCGAAATGGAATCCGAAGTGGCTGCCAAAAAGCAAAAACAGTACGATGAAAGGTTACTGCGAGTGCCGCTAGAGTTAG GTTGGAAACGAGAAACCGTCATCAGAGGTTTGACGAAGAACGGCGGAATTAAAGGCGACGTGACTTATGTAGCCCCTGATTCTTCCAACAAGTTCAAACAGATGTCTGACATCACCCAGTACTTGGAGTACCAAAAGAACGGTGAATTGTCGCGTGACAATTTCACGTTTAGCTGTCGAGTAATTTTGGGTGATTATTTACAACCTGTACCGCCTGAAATGGCAACGGATGGAAGTGAATTTATCCATCTTTCTGAAGAAGATGTTAATAGAAG gtTGGAAGAACTAAAGATGGCTATGCGTACAAGTCTGCCAGTCGAACAACGAATTGAAATGGCTAGAAAACAACAAGCAGCCAGAGCTGCGGCGAGGTTGGACCGGGAACAAGCCCGTTTGGCTAAGGAAATTGAAAGAACTGAACGACAAGAGGCCGCACGCAGAGACAGGGAAGCAAGATCCCAACAAATGCTCGAG GGTCGCAAACGGCTAGCGTTCACACTCGAACAGAAAATGCAAATAATATCAGAAATCGAGGCCGGCAAACTGAAATCGGATGTATCTCGCGAACTGGGGTTGGCCAGTTCTACTGTGGCCACCATATGGAAGAACCGTGACAACATTTTAAACGCTTATAGCACCGAAAATATAGAACTACAACAAAACGGCCATTTTGCCACTAGTAATGCCATATCTATACCAAATATAACAATG GCCAAAAGAAAGCGCCAGGAAGAGCTCGAAAAACACAGACTTGAAGAACAGCAAAGAAAACAACAg gAGAGAGAACTCAAAAGACAACAGGCAGCCATACTAAAAGAACAA ATGTACATACAGGAGATCAGTAAACAACGAGAAATACTCTACACTGTTGAGTTG GAAAGAGAACGCCGCCGCCAACATATGGCCCTAGTGAAGGCACTTGAAAACAGAAGAAAATTGGAAGAAAGGGAACGCAAAAAGCAACAGCTTTTGGCCGAGAAGCAGGCCaacaaagaaaagaaaaaggaacaaagaaaaattgaattggaAATTCTTAACGAAATTCGTAAACCATGCGAGGACTTGGAACTGGATCAAAAACCTTTGCCAGAATTCGATAGAATTCCGAATATGAAAATGCCAGGCAAAGCGTTCGCCGACATCCTTATGGTGTTCGAATTTTTGCATAACTTTGGCGAGACTTTAGGATTTGATATGGAATCTTTGCCAACTCTCGATTCGTTGCAACAAGCCTTATTGCCACATGACAACTCGTTGGATGCAGAAGAAGAACTCTTCTCAGTAATGACCCATCTGTTGGTTTGTGCTATCGAAGATCCTGGTATTCCTAATCCCGCAAGGCACACCACGATCTTGGGCCAAAGCTTACGACAGGCTGACATAACGCATCAAAATTTGTCGGAAATTCTCAGAATTTACCTGTACGCTAACGCAACCGGTGAAGTGAAGGCCCTTACAGGTGTCCATTTTGAGAGAGATCGCGAAAAAAGAATAGCTGACCATCATCAAAACGACAACGAAATGCAGCAGACTCAAGTGGGAAAGAATTCTCAATATTATGAACTGTTGCACGAGAATCCAACATATAAAATGTCAGATATGCTCAAAGACAAACCATTCATGGCATTGTCGGCCACTGACAAAGCTGCCATATTAGCTTTTATTTGTAACGAGTTGCTTCAGAATAAAGCAGTTATTAGACAAATTGAAGTGTCTCTTGAAACTGTAGTACAACAAAGAAAAGAGAAGTGGCTTCTGGACACTAAAATTAGAAA GTTGAAGATGTTGCACAGTCGTAAGGTCAGGTCGGAAGCTATGGAAAAAGCACAAAAGGCAGATGGAGAAGAGGGCGTAGATTCTCCTTCATTGCATAAAGATGATCTCCTAGATGAAGATGAGAACGACATGAGCGAAAATGAAAGTGTTGGTACACAGCCTGAAGAGGTAATCTTG gaGGAGGATAACAAATTGTCTGGTGAGGAGCTTGGAAAGAAGCTGGAGAAGTTCGTCAAGAGTTCTGAATCCCAGTTGCACGCACTAAATGTCGCAACACATCAGTTACGGGCCACATGTTATGGTCAAGATCGCTATTGGCGCCGGTACTGGTCAATGCCCAAAGCGGGTGGGATATTTGTAGAAGCGATTGAGTCTGCCGACTATGCCGAATtcgaaaatcaatttaaatctgACAGTGATATTGCTCCAGTTCCAATTCATAGCTTGAGTGATGTTAATAATATCGTTGACAGTGTTGAAAAAATCAATGACACTGAAGTAGATCAAGAGGTAAGTAACATCGTGGCAGCCAATGGCGACGGACTTCAATCGTCCGATGTTAAAATGACCGATGACAACGAGAACGAGCACAGAAAAACACCTAACCGATTAAACACTCTTGGAAATGGTGAGTTGCCGGACAATGGCGAAAAGAATTTGGTACAACTGCAGAAAAGCGTGGATGACATTGTACAAAACCTCGAACGTAATATCGATCTGGAAAAACAGAAGGAATCTCAAgacaataatttgaataaccaTGTCGAGGTGAAAACCGACGCCATGGACAACGAACCGATTGGAAGTAAGAAGTTTAATCTCTTCGAACGATTGGGTCAGTGTATGGAGCGTGAGAACAAAACCGAAGAAGATCTGAAAGCCGACGTCAAAGCCGAAGTCAAAGAGGAGctgaaaaatgaaattcttaACGAACTCAAATcagaaattaaaactgaattaaaaacAGAAGTTAAGCAGGAAGTTGAGGAGGAAAAGATTGATCCTGAACATAAGTGGTTCAGTATTGTGCACAAAGACGGATCCACTTGTGAAGGTGTTCAATTAACTGCCGGAAACAAATGGGAAAACGGTGTTGGAGCATGCACTAGAGACAACATAACGGAATTAAAGATACCCGTCTTCCCGCCACCTGGCTCTAACTCGTCAGCAACCTACAACTCGTGTGATAGTCCAGCACCTTTACAG ATGACCCCTGAGGAAAGCGTTCAACTTGAGCTCATAAAGAAGCATGGTATGCCAGCATCATGTACACGGATGCCCGTCCCGAAGGACAAGAGATATGGCTGGTGGCGCATCACCGAAGTCGATCAGCTCAGGGAAGTGTTGGACAACTTGCATATGAGAGGCGTTCGTGAACGTGAACTTAAGCGAAACTTCGTCAACATCATGCAAACTATGTATGAAAATCAAGGACGTTTGCATATTGAAGAAGGCTCCAAAGAACTGAGCGAGTTCATTGCAGAACAAATGGACGATGTCGACTATGTTGAAGATGCTCCACGTCCGGATCCTCCAGGTTCTTGGAACCAATCGATTGCTCATCGTGTGGATCTCTTCCTTTTGGAACAG GTTGAAGCACTTGAGGATAAAGTCGCTAGTGCCAGCATGCAAGTAAAAGGGTGGAAATTGCCTAGTAGAGATCTTCCCGAGATTGCATTCGGTGAGGTAGTTAAACTTGTAAAGGAGAGACTGAGCTCTCTAGAACAGAACATTGAAAGGCGTTATTTAAAACCTCCATTGGGAGTaaa CACTGGCGACCCGAACCTTGCCGCCCTAGCGCACGAAGCCGCCTCCGGAAGTGGTGGCGGTTCGTCAGGGGGTGGAAACTGTGGTTCCGGGAGCTCTCTTCAGTCCGGCTCTTCGGCTTCGAGCTCCTCTGGCGGCGGTGGCGGCAACGCGCCTGCCTCAGAAGACATTCCCAAGGGACTGATGGTGTGGCGCGAGGCTGTTAATCGCTCTCAGACATCGGCACAGTTGGCCATGTGCTTGTATTCTCTCGAGGCATCGATAGCTTGGGATAAGAGCATCATGAAAGCT AACTGCCAATTTTGTCATAGTGGTGATAATGAAGATAAACTTCTTCTTTGTGATAGTTGCGATAGAGGATATCATACGTACTGTTTCAAACCAAAAATGGAAAACATTCCTGATGGAGACTG GTATTGTCACGAGTGCATGAACAAAGCAACTGGCGATAGAAATTGTATAGTCTGCGGAAAGAAAGTGTCCCAGTCAGGCACAAAATTGATCTTGTGTGAACTATGCCCGCGGGCCTACCACACTGACTGCATTCAGCCAACACTCAACAAAGTTCCCCGTGGCAAATGGTACTGCAACAACTGCATATCGAAAAAACCACAGAAGAAAACAGTGaagaaaaatcataaaatcagCAGGGAGAGTGAGTCCTCGGAACACCCTCCATCTAG TCCGGCTCCTTCTCACAGCTCGGTCACAACGAATGAGGACCAGTCACTGACCTTAAATAGCGGAGGGGCACCACCAAACGACACACCATCGGCTTCCGCATGCTCATCAAATAGTGCCGCTGCTTGTGCGACTCCCAATGTCAGTGGTTCACCTACTTCTTCCACAACTGGTGCACTACAACCTCAAGGCGCAAGCTCTGCATCAAAGAAGGATCAGCATCGCGCAAACAAGAAGCTAATGAAGGAACTAGCACCTTGCCGCGCAATTTTGGAAGACTTGGAGTGCCATGACGACGCATGGCCGTTCCTCCTGCCCGTAAACACCAAACAGTTTCCCAcctataagaaaattattaagatcCCAATGGATCTGTCCACCATCAAGAAACGTCTCCAAGATATGCA atacAAATCCAGAGAAGAGTTTTGCGCAGATGTGaggcaaatatttaataattgcgaAACTTTCAACGAAGACGACAGTCCAGTTGGAAAGGCTGGCCACTGCATGAGGCAATTCTTTGAGGCACGCTGGAATGAACTATGCATTAATCATAGTTGA